One genomic segment of Fibrobacter sp. includes these proteins:
- a CDS encoding RluA family pseudouridine synthase, producing MITRQIDRNFANMRLDRFLRKAFPEESLSVFFAVIRKKKVRVNGVVAKANLMLQEGDLVNIYENFKSVAEDEKDMSRAQSAQMKADIEAAYQASQESGASSLEPGASSLEPQNIISFPGTAPARDKSAVTGFAKKKSTWGKTMSGAEKQSNWGAKELDIVIQTEDYLVVNKPSGLASQPGSGCKPGESLVEYLWEWGRQEQLDFKPTIAHRLDQETSGMLLVALHGDTLRDLTRMIREHEVDKYYYALVKGNLDKDRGTINEKLTRTDAAKGSKMKVGVEDKDAKEAITHYRVKQHYIGYDLVKIKLETGRMHQIRAHFASIGHPLLGDSRYGDFALNREVKKELGLHRLFLHSCRLEFDWKGEKKVLDCPLPKELQAVIDQLKRKPYERQENNFQRSRRR from the coding sequence ATGATAACTCGTCAGATTGACCGCAACTTCGCAAATATGCGCCTCGACCGATTCCTCCGTAAGGCATTCCCCGAAGAATCCTTGTCCGTTTTCTTTGCAGTAATCCGCAAGAAGAAAGTCCGCGTCAACGGTGTCGTTGCCAAGGCCAACCTGATGCTTCAGGAAGGCGACCTGGTAAACATCTACGAAAATTTCAAGAGTGTTGCCGAAGACGAAAAGGATATGAGCCGCGCACAGTCTGCCCAGATGAAGGCCGACATTGAAGCCGCTTACCAAGCATCTCAAGAATCCGGGGCTTCAAGCCTCGAACCTGGAGCCTCGAGCCTCGAGCCTCAAAACATTATTTCCTTCCCCGGTACGGCACCCGCCCGCGACAAGTCCGCAGTCACAGGTTTCGCCAAAAAGAAGTCCACTTGGGGCAAGACCATGTCTGGCGCAGAAAAGCAGTCCAACTGGGGCGCCAAGGAATTGGATATCGTTATCCAGACCGAAGACTACCTTGTGGTGAACAAGCCCTCCGGTTTGGCAAGCCAGCCCGGCTCCGGATGCAAGCCCGGCGAAAGCCTGGTGGAATACCTGTGGGAATGGGGCCGCCAGGAACAGCTAGACTTTAAACCCACCATCGCCCACCGCTTGGACCAGGAAACTTCCGGCATGCTGCTGGTGGCACTCCACGGCGACACCCTCCGTGACCTTACCCGCATGATCCGCGAACACGAGGTAGACAAGTACTACTACGCCCTGGTCAAGGGCAACCTGGACAAGGACCGCGGCACCATCAACGAAAAGCTTACCCGCACCGATGCCGCCAAGGGCAGCAAGATGAAGGTTGGCGTCGAAGACAAGGATGCAAAGGAAGCCATTACCCATTACCGCGTGAAGCAGCATTACATCGGTTATGACTTGGTAAAGATCAAGTTGGAAACCGGCCGTATGCACCAGATCCGCGCACATTTCGCAAGCATCGGCCATCCCCTGCTGGGCGACTCCCGCTATGGCGATTTCGCCTTGAACCGCGAAGTCAAAAAGGAGCTGGGGCTGCACCGCCTTTTCCTTCACAGCTGTCGCTTGGAATTTGACTGGAAAGGCGAAAAGAAAGTTCTAGATTGCCCCCTGCCCAAGGAACTGCAGGCTGTCATCGACCAGCTAAAACGCAAGCCCTACGAGCGCCAGGAAAACAACTTCCAGCGCAGCCGTCGCCGATAA